The genomic window TCCCAATTGCCACAGATTCAAGTGGACTTGGCGCAAGATGAACTGGAACAGAAATCTCTTTAGAAAGCCATTGCTGCATTCCGTTAATAAGTGCGCCTCCGCCTGATAGAATAACGCCTCTATCTACAATATCTCCCGACAATTCAGCAGGACTCTCTTCTAAAGTGGCGCGAATGGCCTCAAGTATGTGAAGCAACGATTCTTTAATAGCATCCCGAATGGCATAGGATGATAAAGTAATGGTTTTGGGAAGGCCTGTAACAAGATCCCGTCCGCGAATTTCCATTTGTAACTCTTCGTGGTCTATGAGTGCATAACCTATTTCCATTTTTACTTTTTCGGCAGTCCGTTCTCCAATTAAAACGTTAAAATCTTTTCGAACATATTGGATAATATCTTCATCCAACCTGTCACCGCCTACTCGGATGGAATGACAGGCCACAACGCCACCATAGGAAATAATAGCTACTTCTGTCGACCCGCCGCCAATGTCCACTACAACATTGGCTATTGGTTCATCTACAGGCAAACCAGCCCCAATCGCCGCTGCTACGGGCTCCTCTATTAAATGAACATGTTTTGCCCCAGCATGACGAACAGCATCATGAATGGCTCTTCTTTCAACACTTGTAGATCCTGATGGAGTACAAATTACTACATTAGGTTTTCTAATGGCAAAGCCAGCCTTTTTAGTAGCTTTTGCAATTACATAGCGCAGCATTTCAGTAGTCGTATCATAGTCAGCTATAACACCATCCTTTAATGGGCGAATGGCAATAATTCTTCCGGGTGTTTTCCCGATCATTTCCTTTGCTTCTTTTCCTACAGCCAACACCTTTTTCGTATTCGCATCAAGCGCTACAACAGAAGGTTCATTAAAAGTGATTCCTTTATTTTTACTATATACTAAGATATTAGCTGTTCCTAAATCAATGCCTAATTCAGAAGTTGATATCATTATTTACTCCCACCTAATCTATTACTGAATATCTAATTACTCTCGATATTCTTCTACTAAACTATCATGATTAAGGGGGTATCGATTGAATTGTTATGAAATCGTTAATAAATTGTAATGAAACAAGAAAATAAAACCATAAACATGAAAACCTTAGTAGAATAAAATAAGAATAATGAATAAATGAATGGAATCATGACAATAATGTTTAAATGTGAAAAACGAATCCAACCATTTACATGCATAACCACTGAAAGTAGTTCATGTTTATGATACTATAGGGGAACAGCGCCTTTCTTCCTAACGTAAAGAGGTGCTATTGACTAATGTAGTTCAATAAAGGCAGTGTGAACAGATAAATGGGAAAAGAAAAGCTTGTTGTGCTCATTGGGCCAACTGCGGTCGGGAAAACGAAGC from Bacillus sp. DTU_2020_1000418_1_SI_GHA_SEK_038 includes these protein-coding regions:
- the mreBH gene encoding rod-share determining protein MreBH — its product is MISTSELGIDLGTANILVYSKNKGITFNEPSVVALDANTKKVLAVGKEAKEMIGKTPGRIIAIRPLKDGVIADYDTTTEMLRYVIAKATKKAGFAIRKPNVVICTPSGSTSVERRAIHDAVRHAGAKHVHLIEEPVAAAIGAGLPVDEPIANVVVDIGGGSTEVAIISYGGVVACHSIRVGGDRLDEDIIQYVRKDFNVLIGERTAEKVKMEIGYALIDHEELQMEIRGRDLVTGLPKTITLSSYAIRDAIKESLLHILEAIRATLEESPAELSGDIVDRGVILSGGGALINGMQQWLSKEISVPVHLAPSPLESVAIGTGKALKYIGKLQTAIK